One genomic segment of Myxocyprinus asiaticus isolate MX2 ecotype Aquarium Trade chromosome 14, UBuf_Myxa_2, whole genome shotgun sequence includes these proteins:
- the LOC127452343 gene encoding sorting nexin-8-like isoform X2: MEGDINEGSVPSYYREVHQAICCRNDERVQINVFQRLLSRTALSVTVQNQITEHVNSGDGFLSKVLLYKGLALIAFAQQGKPPSPKLLENFIQEFPKPQLGEPKELQSLKLQLAQENPLMLSLTLADLLSKDTIKVELIPEKKGLFLKHVEYQVTSERFKVSVYRRYSDFYVFHELLLQRYAYRVVPALPPKRVLKGVLTSMSEQEFIEGRRRALGRFLNLVARHPFFSEDELVKTFLIFNGSDYLPADIQVQFSSSRELIRNIHNGFQKLRDRAERMAERSMENAIDLQMFGKELSSLGSNESPVPVLTSCKSPWSALRHSVKGLSIEFSLLSEKAVQQGRREVDDVVEKLNLFLDLLQSYRDLCERHEKGVLQEHQRALQKYGMMKRQMLSATVQPKEQLSVEQLESRIVQQENAIQAMELRNYFSLFCLHQESQIIFTYLPITSHILGAFVDSQVQGHKEMGEVWQDLHSKLKSVFRDSNRLQSPPLSPE, encoded by the exons ATGGAAGGGGACATCAATGAAg GATCAGTCCCATCATACTATCGAGAAGTACATCAAGCCATCTGCTGCAGAAATGATGAACGAGTGCAGATCAATGTATTCCAGAGGCTTCTCAGCAGAACCGCTCTCTCTGTCACAGTTCAGAACCAG ATAACTGAACATGTAAACAGTGGCGATGGGTTCCTAAGCAAAGTATTGCTGTATAAAGGCTTGGCTCTCATTGCCTTTGCCCAGCAAGGAAAGCCACCAAGTCCCAAACTGTTAGAGAATTTCATACAAG agttccCCAAGCCTCAGCTAGGAGAGCCGAAGGAGCTGCAGAGTCTGAAGTTGCAGTTGGCTCAAGAAAATCCTTTAATGTTGTCTTTGACTCTGGCGGATCTGTTGAGTAAGGACACCATCAAGGTTGAACTCATCCCTGAGAAAAAGGGATTGTTTCTTAAACATGTGGAATATCAAGTCACTAGTGAG CGTTTTAAAGTGTCAGTCTATCGACGATACAGTGATTTTTATGTCTTCCATGAGCTCCTACTCCAGAGATATGCTTACAGAGTCGTGCCTGCACTGCCTCCCAAAAGAGTGCTGAAAGGAG TCCTGACCTCCATGTCAGAACAAGAGTTCATCGAAGGGCGGAGACGTGCTCTGGGCAGGTTCCTGAATCTTGTGGCAAGACACCCTTTCTTTTCCGAGGATGAACTGGTGAAGACATTCCTCATCTTTAACGGCTCG GATTACCTTCCtgctgatatccaggttcagtttTCGTCCAGCAGGGAGCTGATCAGAAATATCCATAACGGTTTTCAGAAGTTACGGGACAGGGCAGAGAGAATGGCCGAGCGCTCGATGGAGAACGCCATAGATCTGCAAATGTTTGGGAAGGAGCTCAG TTCTTTGGGATCCAATGAGTCACCTGTGCCTGTCCTGACCTCCTGCAAGAGTCCATGGAGTGCTCTCAGACACTCTGTCAAAGGCCTCTCAATTGAGTTCTCACTTCTGTCTGAAAAAGCTGTACAACAG GGCAGAAGAGAGGTGGATGATGTGGTGGAAAAATTAAATCTGTTCCTGGACTTGTTGCAGTCATACCGG GACTTGTGTGAGCGGCATGAGAAGGGGGTCTTGCAAGAGCACCAGCGAGCACTACAGAAGTACGGCATGATGAAGAGACAAATGCTGAGTGCCACAGTACAGCCTAAAGAACAGCTTTCTGTTGAACAGCTGGAGTCCCGCATCGTGCAG CAAGAGAATGCTATTCAAGCGATGGAGCTGCGCAACTACTTTTCCCTGTTTTGCCTGCACCAGGAGAGCCAGATTATCTTCACATATCTGCCCATCACGTCTCACATCCTGGGGGCATTTGTCGACTCCCAAGTGCAGGGACATAAAGAG ATGGGTGAGGTGTGGCAAGACCTTCATTCCAAGCTTAAAAGTGTTTTTAGGGACAGTAACAGACTTCAGTCTCCACCTCTCAGCCCAGAATAG
- the LOC127452343 gene encoding sorting nexin-8-like isoform X1, whose translation MEGDINEGSVPSYYREVHQAICCRNDERVQINVFQRLLSRTALSVTVQNQITEHVNSGDGFLSKVLLYKGLALIAFAQQGKPPSPKLLENFIQEFPKPQLGEPKELQSLKLQLAQENPLMLSLTLADLLSKDTIKVELIPEKKGLFLKHVEYQVTSERFKVSVYRRYSDFYVFHELLLQRYAYRVVPALPPKRVLKGVLTSMSEQEFIEGRRRALGRFLNLVARHPFFSEDELVKTFLIFNGSDVQTKLRDACKKLGDEFMTCKHAMQVKDYLPADIQVQFSSSRELIRNIHNGFQKLRDRAERMAERSMENAIDLQMFGKELSSLGSNESPVPVLTSCKSPWSALRHSVKGLSIEFSLLSEKAVQQGRREVDDVVEKLNLFLDLLQSYRDLCERHEKGVLQEHQRALQKYGMMKRQMLSATVQPKEQLSVEQLESRIVQQENAIQAMELRNYFSLFCLHQESQIIFTYLPITSHILGAFVDSQVQGHKEMGEVWQDLHSKLKSVFRDSNRLQSPPLSPE comes from the exons ATGGAAGGGGACATCAATGAAg GATCAGTCCCATCATACTATCGAGAAGTACATCAAGCCATCTGCTGCAGAAATGATGAACGAGTGCAGATCAATGTATTCCAGAGGCTTCTCAGCAGAACCGCTCTCTCTGTCACAGTTCAGAACCAG ATAACTGAACATGTAAACAGTGGCGATGGGTTCCTAAGCAAAGTATTGCTGTATAAAGGCTTGGCTCTCATTGCCTTTGCCCAGCAAGGAAAGCCACCAAGTCCCAAACTGTTAGAGAATTTCATACAAG agttccCCAAGCCTCAGCTAGGAGAGCCGAAGGAGCTGCAGAGTCTGAAGTTGCAGTTGGCTCAAGAAAATCCTTTAATGTTGTCTTTGACTCTGGCGGATCTGTTGAGTAAGGACACCATCAAGGTTGAACTCATCCCTGAGAAAAAGGGATTGTTTCTTAAACATGTGGAATATCAAGTCACTAGTGAG CGTTTTAAAGTGTCAGTCTATCGACGATACAGTGATTTTTATGTCTTCCATGAGCTCCTACTCCAGAGATATGCTTACAGAGTCGTGCCTGCACTGCCTCCCAAAAGAGTGCTGAAAGGAG TCCTGACCTCCATGTCAGAACAAGAGTTCATCGAAGGGCGGAGACGTGCTCTGGGCAGGTTCCTGAATCTTGTGGCAAGACACCCTTTCTTTTCCGAGGATGAACTGGTGAAGACATTCCTCATCTTTAACGGCTCG GATGTGCAAACTAAGCTTCGAGATGCTTGCAAAAAATTGGGCGATGAGTTTATGACATGCAAACATGCAATGCAGGTCAAG GATTACCTTCCtgctgatatccaggttcagtttTCGTCCAGCAGGGAGCTGATCAGAAATATCCATAACGGTTTTCAGAAGTTACGGGACAGGGCAGAGAGAATGGCCGAGCGCTCGATGGAGAACGCCATAGATCTGCAAATGTTTGGGAAGGAGCTCAG TTCTTTGGGATCCAATGAGTCACCTGTGCCTGTCCTGACCTCCTGCAAGAGTCCATGGAGTGCTCTCAGACACTCTGTCAAAGGCCTCTCAATTGAGTTCTCACTTCTGTCTGAAAAAGCTGTACAACAG GGCAGAAGAGAGGTGGATGATGTGGTGGAAAAATTAAATCTGTTCCTGGACTTGTTGCAGTCATACCGG GACTTGTGTGAGCGGCATGAGAAGGGGGTCTTGCAAGAGCACCAGCGAGCACTACAGAAGTACGGCATGATGAAGAGACAAATGCTGAGTGCCACAGTACAGCCTAAAGAACAGCTTTCTGTTGAACAGCTGGAGTCCCGCATCGTGCAG CAAGAGAATGCTATTCAAGCGATGGAGCTGCGCAACTACTTTTCCCTGTTTTGCCTGCACCAGGAGAGCCAGATTATCTTCACATATCTGCCCATCACGTCTCACATCCTGGGGGCATTTGTCGACTCCCAAGTGCAGGGACATAAAGAG ATGGGTGAGGTGTGGCAAGACCTTCATTCCAAGCTTAAAAGTGTTTTTAGGGACAGTAACAGACTTCAGTCTCCACCTCTCAGCCCAGAATAG